From one Triticum urartu cultivar G1812 chromosome 3, Tu2.1, whole genome shotgun sequence genomic stretch:
- the LOC125544788 gene encoding CBL-interacting protein kinase 19-like has translation MAATKPPPRDPSPQAARLPSPSSSSSSSAAAKRGGTGSRGLLMGRYELGRVLGKGTFAKVYHARHLQTGESVAIKVLDREKAVRSGLVSHIKREIAVLRRVRHPNIVHLFEVMATKTKIYFVMELVRGGELFSRVSKGRLKEDIARRYFQHLISAVGFCHTRGVFHRDLKPENLLVDEAGNLKVSDFGLSAVAEPFQPEGLLHTFCGTPAYVAPEVLARRGYEGAKADIWSCGVILFVLMAGYLPFHDQNLMAMYRKVYKGEFRCPRWFSKDLTSLIMRFLDTNPSTRITLPEVMESRWFKKGFRPVKFYIEDDQLYNVIDAENDMLDLGLTDPLPQPLPPPPPSPSPQEVDGDDSGSESDASVVSCPATSSFEERHRLRGPLPRPASLNAFDIISFSRGFNLSGLFEEKGDEVRFISSEPMSDIITKLEEIANVKSFAVRKKDWRVSLEGTREGVKGPLTICAEIFELTPSLVVVEVKKKAGDKEEYDDFCNKELKPGMQHLVHQMVPVPNTPTISE, from the coding sequence ATGGCGGCCACCAAGCCGCCGCCGCGTGACCCGTCGCCGCAGGCCGCGCGGCTGCCgtccccttcctcctcctcctcctcctcggcggCGGCCAAGCGAGGCGGCACAGGCTCCCGCGGGCTGCTCATGGGGCGGTACGAGCTGGGCCGCGTCCTGGGCAAGGGCACCTTCGCCAAGGTGTACCACGCGCGGCACCTGCAGACCGGCGAGAGCGTGGCCATCAAGGTGCTCGACCGGGAGAAGGCCGTGCGGAGCGGCCTCGTCTCGCACATCAAGCGCGAGATCGCCGTGCTCCGCCGCGTGCGCCACCCCAACATCGTGCACCTCTTCGAGGTCATGGCCACCAAGACCAAGATCTACTTCGTCATGGAGCTCGTCCGCGGCGGCGAGCTCTTCTCCCGCGTCTCCAAGGGCCGCCTCAAGGAGGACATTGCGCGCCGCTACTTCCAGCACCTCATCTCCGCCGTCGGATTCTGCCACACCCGCGGGGTCTTCCACCGGGACCTCAAGCCGGAGAACCTCCTCGTCGACGAGGCGGGCAACCTCAAGGTCTCCGACTTCggcctctccgccgtcgccgagCCGTTCCAGCCAGAGGGTCTCCTCCACACCTTCTGCGGCACGCCGGCCTACGTCGCGCCCGAGGTCCTCGCCCGCCGTGGATACGAAGGCGCCAAGGCCGACATATGGTCCTGCGGCGTCATCCTCTTTGTTCTCATGGCCGGATACCTCCCTTTCCATGACCAGAACCTCATGGCCATGTACCGTAAGGTTTACAAGGGAGAGTTCCGGTGTCCACGGTGGTTCTCCAAGGACCTTACTAGCCTGATCATGCGTTTCCTTGACACAAACCCAAGCACCAGGATCACCTTGCCGGAGGTCATGGAGAGCCGGTGGTTCAAGAAAGGATTCCGGCCAGTCAAGTTCTATATTGAAGACGACCAGCTGTACAACGTCATAGATGCCGAGAATGATATGCTCGACTTGGGTCTCACCGACCCTCTTCCTCAACCATTGCCGCCTCCACCTCCATCTCCATCCCCACAAGAAGTTGATGGAGACGACTCAGGGTCAGAGTCCGACGCATCAGTCGTGTCCTGCCCTGCCACATCGTCATTTGAAGAGCGCCACAGGCTCCGCGGGCCGCTCCCGCGCCCCGCTAGCCTTAATGCGTTCGACATCATATCATTCTCAAGGGGATTCAACTTGTCGGGGCTGTTTGAGGAAAAAGGGGACGAGGTGAGATTCATCTCGAGTGAACCTATGTCGGACATTATAACCAAATTGGAGGAGATCGCAAATGTGAAGAGCTTCGCGGTGCGGAAGAAGGATTGGCGGGTGAGCCTGGAGGGCACAAGGGAAGGGGTCAAGGGTCCACTAACAATCTGCGCGGAGATTTTTGAACTCACACCCTCCCTTGTAGTAGTGGAGGTAAAAAAGAAGGCCGGGGATAAGGAAGAGTATGATGATTTCTGCAACAAGGAACTGAAGCCAGGAATGCAGCATCTTGTGCACCAGATGGTCCCAGTTCCAAATACACCTACCATTTCTGAGTAG